One genomic window of Prochlorococcus sp. MIT 0801 includes the following:
- a CDS encoding peroxiredoxin: MTTNECLRVGMQAPDFATTAVVDQEFKDITLSQYRGKYVILFFYPLDFTFVCPTEITAFSDRYTDFSSKNTEVLGVSVDSKFSHLAWIQTPRNEGGIGDINYPLVSDLKREICQAYNVLNEDGEADRGLFIINPSGIIMHSTINKAPVGRNIDETLRVLQAYQYVESHPDEVCPAGWTPGDKTMKEDPKGSKEYFSAL; the protein is encoded by the coding sequence ATGACGACAAACGAGTGCCTAAGGGTAGGAATGCAAGCACCCGATTTTGCTACTACAGCAGTAGTTGATCAAGAATTTAAGGACATAACACTGTCTCAGTACAGAGGAAAGTATGTGATTCTATTTTTCTATCCATTAGACTTCACATTTGTTTGCCCCACTGAAATCACGGCTTTCAGTGACAGATATACCGATTTCAGTAGCAAAAACACAGAAGTTTTAGGTGTTTCAGTAGATAGTAAATTCTCTCATCTAGCTTGGATTCAAACACCAAGAAATGAGGGAGGAATTGGAGATATTAACTATCCTTTAGTATCAGACCTAAAACGTGAAATTTGCCAGGCTTATAATGTTCTAAACGAGGATGGTGAAGCTGATAGAGGTTTATTTATAATTAATCCAAGTGGAATAATTATGCACTCAACGATAAATAAAGCACCTGTTGGACGTAATATAGACGAAACTCTAAGAGTATTACAAGCATATCAATACGTTGAATCCCACCCTGATGAAGTATGTCCAGCTGGATGGACGCCTGGTGACAAAACCATGAAAGAAGATCCTAAAGGTAGTAAGGAATATTTCTCAGCACTATAA
- the ftsH gene encoding ATP-dependent zinc metalloprotease FtsH translates to MSKSYSQLLKDIQSGEIISIILIPNRREVIVELINGQKKIIPIFYNDQKILRVSEEYNVPLTVRDIRSDQRLASIITGFGLTLIFVFSLAFVIRRSSKLLNNLQNFSGRTSQVNEEDIRKYTFDDVAGLNEETDELKEIVTFLKNPQTLIDLGAKTPKGVLLVGPPGTGKTLLARSIAGEADVPFFSISASEFVEMFVGVGAGRVRDLFKSAKSKSPCIVFIDEIDSIGRQRGAGIGGGNDEREQTLNQLLTEMDGFEANNGVIVIAATNRPDILDRALTRPGRFDRRIDISLPDRKARHKILSVHARTKPLCDTVNLQDWATKTPGFSGADLQNLLNEAAIYAARNNKSVISTIELENALEKTRFGILSKPLSDQTKKRQIAYQIIGKTIVALLIPTQDKLEKISLFKSLGDLSGMTYFTPDEETIDSGLLTRNYIYNKIVISLGSRAAETIVFGTNEVTQGSQKDLENVYFWANQMVTKFGFSDLGPIAYDSEKDSIFLGKDIMKNRTEYSQKTSMEIDKQIISIANKALNHAIFLLSDKVSLMDNLVDELIVKETLESDYVIDSLNSFLSTN, encoded by the coding sequence ATGAGTAAAAGTTATAGTCAATTATTAAAGGATATTCAAAGTGGTGAAATTATTTCAATTATTTTAATTCCAAATAGAAGAGAAGTCATTGTTGAATTAATTAATGGGCAGAAAAAAATAATTCCAATATTTTATAATGATCAGAAAATACTTCGTGTATCAGAAGAATATAATGTTCCTCTTACTGTAAGAGATATTAGGTCAGATCAAAGATTGGCCAGCATCATCACAGGTTTTGGCCTTACATTGATATTTGTTTTTTCTCTTGCATTTGTAATTAGAAGATCATCCAAGTTATTAAACAATCTGCAGAATTTTTCAGGTCGCACATCTCAAGTAAATGAAGAGGATATTAGAAAATATACATTCGATGATGTGGCTGGATTAAACGAAGAAACGGATGAATTAAAGGAAATAGTAACTTTTTTAAAGAATCCACAGACATTGATAGATCTTGGAGCTAAAACGCCCAAGGGTGTTTTGTTAGTTGGTCCACCTGGAACCGGTAAGACTTTACTTGCTCGCTCAATTGCAGGAGAAGCTGATGTTCCTTTTTTTTCTATTTCTGCTTCAGAATTTGTTGAAATGTTCGTAGGTGTTGGAGCTGGACGTGTTCGCGACTTATTTAAAAGTGCAAAATCAAAGTCACCTTGCATTGTCTTCATAGATGAAATTGACTCTATTGGACGACAAAGGGGAGCCGGAATAGGCGGTGGCAACGATGAGAGAGAGCAAACACTAAATCAGCTCCTAACCGAGATGGATGGATTCGAAGCTAATAATGGTGTCATAGTAATTGCGGCTACTAATAGACCCGATATTCTTGATCGAGCGTTAACTAGGCCTGGTAGATTTGACCGTCGTATTGACATATCCCTACCTGATCGAAAAGCTAGACACAAAATTTTATCTGTGCATGCAAGGACAAAACCCTTATGCGATACGGTTAATCTTCAAGACTGGGCTACTAAGACGCCTGGTTTTTCTGGTGCAGATTTGCAAAACCTTTTGAATGAGGCTGCAATCTATGCTGCTAGAAATAATAAGTCAGTCATTAGCACTATTGAACTAGAAAACGCTCTTGAAAAAACACGATTTGGCATATTGTCTAAGCCGCTTTCAGATCAGACAAAAAAAAGACAAATTGCTTATCAAATTATTGGTAAAACAATTGTTGCTTTATTGATTCCGACGCAAGATAAATTAGAAAAAATCTCTTTATTTAAGTCTCTTGGAGATCTTTCTGGAATGACTTATTTCACTCCAGATGAAGAGACCATAGACAGTGGACTTTTAACCCGTAACTACATTTACAATAAAATTGTTATTTCACTTGGTTCTAGAGCTGCTGAGACTATTGTTTTTGGTACTAATGAAGTTACTCAAGGATCACAAAAGGATCTAGAAAATGTATATTTTTGGGCAAATCAAATGGTTACAAAATTTGGTTTCTCTGATCTTGGACCAATTGCATATGATTCAGAAAAAGATTCGATTTTTCTTGGAAAAGATATTATGAAAAATAGAACAGAATATTCTCAGAAGACGAGCATGGAGATTGATAAGCAAATAATTTCAATAGCAAATAAGGCTCTTAATCATGCAATATTCCTTCTTTCAGATAAAGTTTCCTTAATGGATAATCTTGTTGATGAATTAATAGTTAAGGAAACTCTTGAATCTGATTATGTTATTGATTCACTTAATTCGTTCTTATCTACCAATTAA
- the rpmF gene encoding 50S ribosomal protein L32 — protein sequence MAVPKKKTSKGKRNQRLATWKGKAAISAEKALSIGKSVLTGRAQGFVYPMNETSEDESD from the coding sequence ATGGCGGTACCCAAGAAAAAAACCTCTAAAGGGAAGAGAAATCAAAGACTTGCAACATGGAAAGGTAAAGCTGCTATTTCAGCAGAAAAGGCCTTATCAATAGGAAAGTCTGTACTTACTGGAAGGGCTCAGGGATTTGTTTATCCAATGAATGAGACTTCAGAAGATGAATCTGATTGA
- a CDS encoding DUF565 domain-containing protein yields the protein MQKTKFSELLDSLVIIFNPIISDTWGKRSVLLLSLLLGFYFTNSFLSFLLDKSFNTIFLAIIILLIMELVIRSYLISKTSIPVTIINNIRIGSTYALILEAYKLGS from the coding sequence ATGCAGAAAACTAAATTCAGTGAATTACTAGATTCACTTGTCATTATCTTCAATCCAATTATCTCTGACACATGGGGTAAGAGGAGTGTATTATTACTTTCGTTACTCTTAGGTTTTTATTTTACCAATAGTTTTCTTTCTTTTTTATTAGATAAATCCTTTAATACAATATTTCTAGCAATTATAATATTATTGATTATGGAGTTAGTAATTAGATCTTATCTGATATCTAAAACTTCAATACCCGTAACAATAATAAATAATATTAGAATTGGCTCTACTTATGCTCTAATTCTTGAAGCCTATAAGCTTGGTTCTTAA
- a CDS encoding HAD-IA family hydrolase, giving the protein MHKLEAVFWDVDGTIADTELCGHRVAFNLAFKDFDLDWKWNECQYLDLLKISGGFNRIIHYRNKIGSELSESQCSEIQSRKRFHYKQLIESGKIEVREGVLRLINELYKFDIMQFIVTTSGRDSLIPFLKTSLSSQLNYFSGFITYEDVSKHKPFPDAYERALKLSKKSQYNCLAIEDSMNGVEAAKAANLNCLLILPPWADSQQKVTKKANACLNSLGDFDNPSKLIYGKKLISNNVDFDYLENIIN; this is encoded by the coding sequence ATGCATAAACTAGAAGCAGTATTTTGGGATGTGGATGGAACGATAGCCGACACAGAATTATGTGGGCATAGAGTAGCTTTTAATTTGGCCTTTAAGGATTTTGATTTGGATTGGAAGTGGAATGAATGCCAATATTTGGATTTGCTAAAAATATCAGGGGGATTTAACCGGATAATCCATTATCGAAACAAAATAGGCAGTGAGCTTAGTGAGAGCCAATGTTCCGAAATTCAATCGAGAAAGCGTTTTCATTACAAGCAATTAATTGAATCTGGGAAAATTGAAGTAAGAGAAGGTGTTCTGAGGCTTATTAATGAACTTTATAAATTTGACATAATGCAATTCATTGTTACGACCAGTGGTAGAGATTCCCTGATACCCTTTTTAAAAACTTCATTGAGTTCGCAACTAAATTATTTTTCTGGATTTATTACTTATGAAGATGTAAGTAAGCACAAGCCTTTTCCTGATGCATATGAGCGGGCACTTAAATTAAGTAAGAAATCACAATATAATTGCCTTGCTATTGAGGACTCTATGAATGGAGTTGAGGCTGCTAAGGCGGCAAATCTTAATTGCCTTTTAATTTTGCCCCCTTGGGCTGATTCTCAACAAAAGGTTACGAAAAAAGCCAATGCTTGTTTGAATAGCCTTGGTGATTTTGATAATCCATCGAAGCTAATTTATGGTAAAAAGTTGATTAGTAATAATGTTGATTTCGATTATTTGGAAAATATTATAAATTGA
- the recJ gene encoding single-stranded-DNA-specific exonuclease RecJ produces the protein MEIDNEMLNRWILPKPINENEFTNINLNHILQAVLIRRGIDLNNEFDEYITPSDLPNPEFHFDDLGKATQRIIQACVNKQKIAICGDYDADGITSTVLLVELLTTLGAIVKPFIPSRQDEGYGLNKNMINQVNNQQIKLIITVDNGISAFEAIKKSNELGIDLIITDHHKIPEKTMDIFSLIHPERTPINSPYKYLAGVGIAYLLARNICKKINHDINDTSANVFFCIGTIADMAPLKGANRKWLKECLPQINRTNNKGVKSIIKKLSIENTDITPDDIGYKIAPLINAVGRIGNPKLIIDLFTNDTNESVVKLTKDCFAMNKERKRLTSLVEEEALQIAVSEYRSDRKFLVLTKSEWHPGIIGIVAARMVDKFNLPTALLAEANDGNFRGSIRSNNKLKVNQALAECDDLLIAHGGHSAAAGFSIKKENIHHLRDRLNKIAYREFKNINLEKSIKPDASISFKDITYNFYCQLLLIGPFGVMNPKPIFWTRKCMVLDISKLNGGHLRMTLNDGTSTIEALKWNTTLEIKKNDLIDIAFYIEINRWKKVNSMQLNILDIKNHKEIVSLKLYDRHYDCQLIDNKNILITNSKGECFSSDLSSSSDNLNEAQKVFAKKILTFAKLALGKAA, from the coding sequence TTGGAAATAGATAATGAGATGCTCAATAGATGGATATTACCTAAGCCAATAAATGAAAATGAGTTTACTAATATTAATTTAAATCACATTCTACAAGCTGTCTTAATTAGAAGAGGGATCGATTTAAATAATGAATTTGACGAATATATAACTCCATCTGATCTTCCAAATCCCGAGTTCCATTTTGATGACTTAGGAAAAGCGACTCAAAGAATAATTCAAGCTTGCGTTAATAAACAAAAAATTGCGATATGTGGTGACTATGATGCAGATGGTATTACAAGCACAGTACTTTTAGTTGAATTATTAACTACACTTGGGGCAATAGTTAAGCCATTTATACCATCAAGACAAGATGAGGGTTATGGCCTTAATAAAAACATGATAAATCAAGTAAATAATCAACAAATAAAGCTGATTATAACCGTAGATAATGGGATATCAGCATTTGAAGCAATAAAAAAATCTAATGAACTTGGAATTGATTTAATTATCACAGATCATCACAAAATACCTGAAAAAACAATGGATATCTTTTCTCTTATACATCCAGAAAGAACTCCAATTAACTCACCGTATAAATATTTGGCAGGTGTTGGTATTGCATATCTATTGGCAAGGAATATATGTAAAAAGATAAATCATGATATTAATGATACTTCCGCAAATGTATTTTTTTGTATTGGAACAATTGCGGATATGGCTCCTCTTAAGGGAGCTAACAGGAAATGGCTTAAAGAGTGTTTACCACAAATAAATAGAACCAATAATAAAGGAGTAAAATCTATTATAAAGAAGCTATCTATTGAAAATACTGATATAACACCAGATGATATAGGTTATAAGATTGCTCCATTAATAAATGCTGTCGGTAGAATTGGTAATCCAAAACTTATTATTGATCTCTTTACAAATGATACGAATGAATCTGTAGTTAAACTTACAAAAGATTGTTTTGCTATGAATAAAGAAAGAAAAAGATTAACTTCCTTAGTTGAAGAAGAGGCTCTGCAAATAGCAGTAAGTGAATATAGAAGTGATAGAAAATTTCTAGTCCTAACGAAGAGTGAATGGCACCCGGGAATAATAGGAATAGTAGCCGCTAGAATGGTTGACAAATTTAATTTACCTACCGCTCTACTTGCAGAAGCAAATGATGGTAATTTCAGAGGATCTATTAGATCAAATAACAAATTAAAGGTAAATCAGGCGTTAGCTGAATGTGATGATCTTCTAATAGCACATGGAGGTCATTCGGCTGCTGCAGGTTTTTCGATTAAGAAAGAAAATATACATCATCTTAGAGATAGGCTAAATAAAATAGCTTATCGGGAATTTAAAAATATAAATCTAGAAAAGTCAATTAAACCAGATGCATCTATTAGTTTTAAAGATATTACTTATAATTTTTACTGTCAATTACTATTGATAGGTCCTTTTGGAGTTATGAATCCTAAGCCAATTTTTTGGACAAGAAAGTGTATGGTTTTAGATATAAGTAAACTAAATGGTGGACATTTGAGAATGACTCTTAATGATGGAACTTCCACAATAGAGGCATTAAAGTGGAATACAACTCTTGAAATAAAGAAAAATGATCTAATAGATATTGCCTTTTATATTGAGATCAATAGATGGAAAAAAGTAAACTCAATGCAATTAAATATATTAGATATTAAAAATCATAAAGAAATTGTCAGTTTAAAATTGTACGACCGTCATTACGATTGCCAATTAATTGACAATAAAAATATTTTAATCACTAACTCAAAAGGTGAGTGTTTTAGTTCAGACCTATCATCATCTTCAGATAATCTTAATGAAGCACAAAAGGTATTTGCAAAAAAAATTCTTACTTTCGCAAAACTTGCACTCGGAAAGGCCGCTTAG
- the psb30 gene encoding photosystem II reaction center protein Ycf12/Psb30, with product MGNLLPLVAVFLAGPAIIALIFYRRGV from the coding sequence ATGGGAAACCTATTGCCTTTAGTAGCAGTTTTTCTTGCAGGACCAGCAATCATTGCATTGATTTTCTACAGAAGAGGTGTTTAA
- a CDS encoding TMEM165/GDT1 family protein gives MGKSNSNSKIEQSDPKDSNPFLSILITSFSTIFLAELGDKTQLATLILSAQSGRPLIVFIGAALALISTSLLGVLIGRWIANNLPRQRFTVLSGIVMLSLGLYLVIQGFIDFIQIKNLS, from the coding sequence ATGGGTAAATCTAATTCAAATTCTAAAATAGAACAAAGTGATCCAAAGGATTCTAATCCTTTTTTAAGTATATTAATTACATCTTTCAGTACAATTTTTCTTGCTGAGTTAGGAGACAAGACACAACTTGCAACATTAATTCTTTCTGCTCAGTCTGGTAGACCACTTATAGTTTTCATTGGAGCTGCACTAGCACTTATTTCTACAAGCCTTTTAGGAGTTCTAATAGGTAGATGGATTGCTAATAACCTACCAAGGCAAAGGTTTACAGTACTGTCGGGAATAGTTATGTTAAGTTTAGGCTTATACCTAGTAATACAGGGTTTTATTGACTTTATACAAATTAAGAACTTGAGCTAA
- a CDS encoding TMEM165/GDT1 family protein — translation MILTLIFTTFVTVFLAEMGDKTQLTTITLSSTTNKPLAVFIGSSLALISATLLGALAGGSIANLIPAYLLKLLSGLVFLIIGINLLVEIKKDAANDRL, via the coding sequence ATGATTCTTACCCTTATTTTCACAACATTTGTCACGGTATTTCTAGCTGAAATGGGCGACAAAACTCAATTAACAACTATAACTCTAAGTAGTACAACTAATAAACCATTAGCAGTATTTATTGGCTCGTCATTAGCTCTCATATCAGCTACGCTTTTAGGAGCTTTGGCAGGTGGGTCTATTGCTAATCTCATTCCTGCCTATTTACTTAAACTACTTTCAGGATTGGTATTCTTAATTATAGGTATTAACCTCTTAGTCGAGATCAAAAAAGATGCAGCTAATGATAGATTATAA
- a CDS encoding RNB domain-containing ribonuclease gives MTSVLKILESLDHEDGLDVDKLEKALKITKKFDKDSLNIVIKALTKLGIVQNIIDDKLTLNNEIDFLQGRVRCSSKGYCFVVREDQGEDIYIREANLNNAWHGDFVIVLITKQGVKRRAPEGKIQCVLQRYNETLLAKVEPDKLSGALKAFPLDDRIPITIELDNANKSNKKYPDKDLIYEIKITKYPIAQFNAQGSIVRELSLSAGVEGDIELLLSKNNISRSYVPPKVAPKKITSKGREDLTAQPSLLFESWESSNSPSLPGLYAEPYEGGNRIWIHVPTISERLNLGGKLDKYLKDKGEIICLGNNWLEFLNESLRSASQFKINEKCEAISLMIDISADGNINDWKFTLSIIKPVKIILPKHLKAINNRKSTSKSIPISLKGIKDNLEVVYTLLHSAKIITNNNCISIKLDEYIPNLERLGELVKTIPGRDFHGWSKTYDSCDSQSLIDVYIRLSNNILSRHLIGYKLPFIYKQYEEIDQSSINELTKSALALDKKLIVNADGTVTSTELIRSFESSNEKKILHKLVKHMIPGIHLKLNKIFPNENVDLNYELSPNNIESPWCCPTLNYWNIFNQFIISSLLSDGKNKSTSRSKDTVDLGKKDSWRDVNWEIFPTKLKENIDKHSNLRLVQDLNEIRKKSKSFRNNIISIAQGREAQKIIGQEVTAIITGVQSYGFFAEIDDITAEGLVHVSTLGDDWYEYRSRQNLLVGRKNKKTYQLAQKINVRVLKVDILKNQIDLELVKETETETETETINSTKVVSDNYE, from the coding sequence ATGACATCAGTTCTAAAAATACTAGAAAGTCTAGATCATGAGGATGGATTAGATGTTGACAAGCTTGAGAAAGCCTTAAAAATCACTAAAAAATTTGATAAAGATAGCTTAAATATAGTAATCAAAGCGCTTACAAAACTTGGTATAGTTCAAAATATTATTGACGATAAACTGACGCTAAATAATGAAATTGATTTTTTGCAAGGTAGGGTGCGTTGTAGTAGTAAAGGTTATTGTTTTGTTGTTAGAGAAGATCAAGGTGAAGATATTTATATCAGAGAAGCTAATTTGAATAATGCCTGGCATGGCGATTTTGTAATTGTTTTAATCACAAAGCAAGGAGTTAAAAGAAGAGCACCTGAAGGAAAGATACAATGTGTTCTTCAAAGATATAATGAAACATTGCTGGCTAAGGTAGAGCCAGACAAATTATCTGGAGCATTAAAGGCTTTCCCTTTAGATGACAGAATACCAATAACAATTGAACTTGATAATGCAAACAAAAGTAATAAAAAATATCCAGATAAAGATTTAATTTATGAAATAAAGATTACTAAATATCCAATTGCACAATTTAATGCTCAAGGTTCAATAGTAAGAGAATTATCACTAAGTGCAGGAGTTGAAGGAGATATTGAGTTACTACTTTCCAAAAATAATATATCTAGAAGTTATGTACCACCCAAAGTTGCTCCCAAGAAAATCACTTCAAAAGGAAGAGAAGATTTAACGGCTCAACCCTCATTATTATTTGAAAGTTGGGAATCTAGCAATTCTCCATCCCTTCCTGGATTATATGCAGAACCCTATGAAGGTGGGAATAGAATATGGATTCATGTACCTACTATTTCAGAAAGATTAAATTTAGGTGGGAAACTAGATAAATATCTTAAAGACAAAGGAGAAATAATTTGTTTAGGAAACAACTGGCTAGAGTTCCTTAATGAATCACTGAGATCAGCATCTCAATTTAAAATAAATGAAAAATGTGAAGCAATTTCATTAATGATAGATATAAGTGCCGATGGAAATATAAATGATTGGAAATTTACACTCAGTATTATTAAACCTGTAAAAATTATTTTACCTAAACACCTGAAAGCTATAAACAATAGAAAATCTACATCTAAGTCAATCCCAATTTCTCTCAAAGGCATTAAAGACAATTTAGAAGTCGTTTATACTCTTTTACATTCAGCAAAAATAATCACTAATAACAACTGTATATCTATAAAATTAGATGAGTATATTCCTAATTTGGAAAGATTAGGCGAATTAGTAAAAACTATTCCTGGAAGGGACTTTCATGGATGGTCTAAAACCTATGATAGTTGTGATTCACAATCACTGATAGATGTTTATATTAGACTTTCAAATAATATACTTTCTAGACATTTAATAGGTTATAAATTACCATTTATTTATAAACAATACGAAGAAATTGATCAATCATCTATAAATGAATTAACTAAATCAGCTTTAGCATTAGACAAAAAATTAATAGTTAATGCCGATGGAACAGTAACCTCTACTGAATTAATAAGGTCATTTGAATCAAGTAATGAAAAGAAAATCTTGCATAAACTTGTTAAACATATGATTCCTGGTATTCATTTAAAACTCAATAAAATTTTTCCAAATGAGAATGTGGATTTAAATTATGAATTATCCCCTAACAATATTGAATCTCCTTGGTGTTGTCCAACTTTAAATTACTGGAATATTTTTAATCAGTTTATAATAAGCTCACTTTTATCTGATGGTAAAAATAAATCTACAAGCCGAAGTAAAGATACTGTTGATTTAGGTAAAAAAGACAGCTGGAGAGATGTCAACTGGGAGATATTTCCTACAAAATTAAAGGAAAATATTGATAAGCATTCAAATTTAAGATTAGTTCAAGATTTAAATGAAATTAGAAAAAAATCTAAATCATTTAGAAACAACATAATTTCAATTGCTCAAGGAAGGGAGGCCCAGAAAATTATAGGTCAAGAGGTAACAGCTATTATTACAGGAGTTCAAAGTTATGGTTTTTTTGCGGAAATAGACGATATAACCGCTGAAGGATTAGTTCATGTAAGTACTTTGGGTGACGATTGGTACGAATATAGATCTAGACAGAACCTTTTAGTAGGTAGAAAGAATAAAAAAACTTATCAACTTGCACAAAAAATCAATGTCAGGGTTTTAAAAGTTGACATTCTTAAAAATCAAATTGACTTGGAGCTTGTAAAGGAAACAGAAACAGAAACAGAAACAGAAACTATAAATAGTACTAAAGTTGTATCTGATAACTATGAATAA
- a CDS encoding flavin prenyltransferase UbiX: protein MNSIVIAITGASAMQIAERSIQVLLENDQSVDLILSKGSYEVAKSERGINIPVEPNAQREFWRSKLDVKSGKLTCYRWNDHSASIASGSHKTKGMVIVPCSMGTLGRIASGFSLDLIERCADVHLKENRRLIISPRETPLNLIHIENIKRLATAGASIVPPIPAWYTNPKTIEDIIDFIVVRLFDSLGEDLNYIKRWSGPIK, encoded by the coding sequence ATGAATAGTATTGTGATTGCAATTACTGGAGCCTCAGCTATGCAAATAGCAGAGCGCTCAATACAGGTATTGCTAGAAAATGATCAATCAGTAGATTTAATCCTCAGTAAAGGTTCATATGAAGTGGCCAAAAGTGAACGTGGTATTAATATTCCTGTTGAACCAAATGCCCAAAGAGAATTTTGGAGAAGTAAACTTGACGTTAAATCAGGTAAATTAACTTGTTATAGATGGAATGATCATTCAGCATCAATTGCAAGTGGTAGTCATAAGACAAAGGGTATGGTGATTGTTCCTTGTTCTATGGGGACGTTGGGAAGAATAGCATCAGGATTTTCACTAGATTTAATAGAAAGATGTGCCGATGTTCACTTAAAAGAGAATAGGCGACTAATTATATCTCCAAGGGAAACACCATTAAATTTAATCCATATTGAAAACATAAAACGTCTAGCCACTGCTGGGGCATCAATTGTGCCTCCAATTCCAGCTTGGTATACCAACCCAAAAACTATTGAAGATATTATAGATTTTATTGTAGTTAGATTGTTTGATTCACTTGGGGAGGATTTAAATTATATTAAAAGATGGAGTGGTCCCATTAAATGA
- a CDS encoding DUF2996 domain-containing protein has product MENQEPTNEIASRKQVTKSQSDTLDKIEPVSDDKKDSNTLDKPEISSSINKNAPGISKKPAKPPKLEDKPFKDFISNHLIPRLKESIEDKGSLVSEIKLIEGNRPVVGGNCWMVFCELSEQRKFWLCFSKDIITSDKTILLAESNSDPSIVESFLIDEKKTTLPLLISRVLQRLNGQKWIGAN; this is encoded by the coding sequence ATGGAAAATCAAGAACCCACCAACGAAATAGCTTCAAGGAAACAAGTAACTAAGTCTCAATCAGATACTTTAGATAAGATTGAACCTGTTTCTGATGACAAAAAAGATTCAAATACATTAGACAAACCAGAAATATCCTCTTCAATAAATAAAAATGCACCTGGAATCTCTAAAAAACCAGCAAAGCCACCCAAGCTAGAGGATAAACCCTTTAAAGACTTTATAAGTAACCACCTGATACCTAGATTAAAGGAATCAATTGAAGATAAAGGATCATTAGTAAGTGAAATTAAATTAATAGAGGGCAATAGACCAGTTGTAGGAGGAAATTGCTGGATGGTTTTTTGTGAATTGTCTGAGCAAAGAAAATTCTGGCTTTGTTTTAGCAAAGACATAATAACCTCAGATAAAACTATATTATTAGCTGAGTCAAATTCAGATCCAAGTATTGTTGAATCATTTTTAATTGACGAGAAGAAGACTACACTACCTTTACTAATTTCTCGAGTTCTTCAAAGATTAAATGGTCAGAAATGGATTGGTGCTAATTAA